AAGCAGACACTTAGCCACGGCACGTCGATGGCCGCCCATGCCGTGCGCTCCGGCGACAGCCATGGCGGCGGCTCCTCCATCAATCTTTCTGAAAGTGACCGCTCATGAACATCTTCAAACGTCCATCGGCCCATTACGGCAAATCGCCCGAACCCGAGACGCCCTATCAGAAAGCTGCCCAGGCCTGGGACGAGCGCATCGGTTCGGCTCGCGTGCAGGCAAAGAACTGGCGCGTCATGGCCTTCGGCTCGCTGATCCTCTCTGCCGGTTTCGCCTCGGCCCTTGTCTGGCAATCGGCGCGCGGGACGGTCGTGCCCTGGGTGGTACAGGTCGATAATCTCGGCCAGTCGCAGGCCGTTGCGCCCGCCGTGGCTGACTATCGCCCGACCGATCCGCAGATCGCTTTTCATCTCGGCCGCTTCATCGAACAGACGCGCTCGATCCCCGCCGACGCAATCATCGTGCGGCAGAACTGGCTTCGTGCCTACGAGTTCACGACGGACCGGGGTGCGGCAATCCTCAATGACTATGCCCGCGCCAATGACCCGTTCGCCAAGGTCGGCAGGCAGCAAATTGCGGTTGAAGTGTCGTCGGTGATCCGCGCCTCGAATGACAGCTTCCGTGTCGCCTGGACCGAGCGCCACTATGAGAACGGCCAGCTTTCCACGACCGAACGGTGGACCGCGATCCTGACCATCGTGATCCAGACGCCGCGCGATGCTGAACGTCTGCGCGCCAATCCGCTCGGCATCTACGTCAACGCCATCTCCTGGTCGCGGGAGATGAGCCAATGAGCACTTTGACCCGCAAACCCGCCTTCGCGGCTTTATTGCTGTCTGCCACCATGCTGGCCGGTTGCGCCACCAACATAGCGCCGCAGTTCAGCTATGATACCGATGTGCCGGCGCTGCCTGTCGTGCCTGCCGCCGTCACCGATGACCGGCCTCGGCCGCTGCATACGCCACCGGCCTGGACGGTCGCACGCGGCGGGAGCGCTGCCGGAACACCGGCAGGCCGCGTCGAGAATGCCAATGCCGCCGCCCGTGTCGAACCACGCCGGGAAGGCTATTACAACGCCATCCAGATCTACCCCTGGTCGGAAGGCGCGCTGTTTCAGGTCTATGCCGCACCGGGGCAGATCACGACAATTGCGCTTGAACCCGGCGAAAGCCTGACCGGCACAGGACCGATTGCAGCAGGCGACACCGCGCGCTGGATCATTGGTGACACCGAAAGCGGATCGGGTACGAGCCGCCGCGTCCATATCCTTGTCAAACCGACCCGTGAGGATATTTCCACCAATCTTGTCATCAGCACGGATCGCCGCGTCTATCTCATTGAACTTCGCGCCCGCGCGGCGCTCTATATGCCCGCTGTGGCCTGGGCCTATCCCGCGCTGCCTGCCGATCATCGCGTGACTGTTCCGGCAGCCCCCATCATCCCTGTCGAGACGGCCCGAAACTATCGTTACGGGTTGACCGGAGACACGCCACCGTGGCGGCCGATTTCCGTCTTCGATGATGGCCGCCGTGTCTATGTCGTCTTCCCGCGCGGCATCGTGCAGGGCGAGATGCCGCCAATATTCGTCATAGGCTCCGAGGGCGAAACGCAGATCGTCAACAGCCGCATTCACCAGAACATTCTGATCGTGGATCGCCTGTTCGGTGCTGCCGAGCTGCGCCTTGGCAGCCGCGATCGTCAGCAGACCGTCAGGATTGTCCGCGTTGAACAAAGGCATGCGGCCCGGCCCGCGAATACCGGGGAGGAGCCGTCTTGAGCGAAGAGACGACCACCAATGCGCCTCCTATGCGTCTGCGCGCCGAGCCGCCGCGCGTCACGCGCCTGTCGCGCAAGATGCTGGCTGGTGTTGGCGCCGTCGCGCTCCTCGGCATTGGCGGCGCATTGATCTATGCGCTCCAGACCCGAGACATGGGCGGAAATGCCGAAGAGCTCTACTCGACCGAGAACCGCCCCACAGCGGACGGTCTGGCCGGTCTGCCGCGCGATTATACCGGCCCCGTCCTGGGGCCAGCTTTGCCGGGCGACCTCGGTGGCCCGATCCTCGATGCGCAGAACAGGGGGCAGCCCGTTACGCCGCCGGCTATGGCAGCGCCCACTCGCGACCCCGCCGAGGAGCGTCGTCTCGCCGAGGAAGAAGCCGCGCGTCTTAGCACCGTGTTCTTCCAGTCGGGGCAGCGATCAGCGACGACACCCGGCTCCAATATGCCGGGCCTCGCTGGCCTTGACCTTGGCGGTCAGCCCACAACGCAGGACCGGCACACGGCTTTTCTGAATGGTCCGGTGGATCGGCAGACCGTCGCCACCAACCGGATCATGGCGCCAGCCTCGCCCTATATCCTTCAGGCTGGGGCCGTAATCCCGGCTGCTATGATTACCGGCATCCGTTCCGATCTGCCGGGCCAGATCACCGCACAGGTCACGGAAAATGTCTATGACAGCCCCACCGGCGCGCTGCTCCTGATCCCGCAGGGAACGCGCATCATCGGCCAGTACGATGCTGTTGTGACCTTCGGCCAGCGCCGTGTGCTCCTGATCTGGAATCGCCTGATCCTGCCCAATGGCCGCTCCATCGTGCTGGAGCGCCAGCCCGGTGCTGACGCTTCCGGCTATGCCGGTCTGGAGGATGGCGTCGA
The Sphingopyxis macrogoltabida genome window above contains:
- the trbG gene encoding P-type conjugative transfer protein TrbG, coding for MSTLTRKPAFAALLLSATMLAGCATNIAPQFSYDTDVPALPVVPAAVTDDRPRPLHTPPAWTVARGGSAAGTPAGRVENANAAARVEPRREGYYNAIQIYPWSEGALFQVYAAPGQITTIALEPGESLTGTGPIAAGDTARWIIGDTESGSGTSRRVHILVKPTREDISTNLVISTDRRVYLIELRARAALYMPAVAWAYPALPADHRVTVPAAPIIPVETARNYRYGLTGDTPPWRPISVFDDGRRVYVVFPRGIVQGEMPPIFVIGSEGETQIVNSRIHQNILIVDRLFGAAELRLGSRDRQQTVRIVRVEQRHAARPANTGEEPS
- a CDS encoding TrbI/VirB10 family protein, encoding MRLRAEPPRVTRLSRKMLAGVGAVALLGIGGALIYALQTRDMGGNAEELYSTENRPTADGLAGLPRDYTGPVLGPALPGDLGGPILDAQNRGQPVTPPAMAAPTRDPAEERRLAEEEAARLSTVFFQSGQRSATTPGSNMPGLAGLDLGGQPTTQDRHTAFLNGPVDRQTVATNRIMAPASPYILQAGAVIPAAMITGIRSDLPGQITAQVTENVYDSPTGALLLIPQGTRIIGQYDAVVTFGQRRVLLIWNRLILPNGRSIVLERQPGADASGYAGLEDGVDYHWWDLMKAAGLSTLLGIGTELATDDEDRLIRAIRDGAQDTINQAGQQIVQRQLQVAPTLTVRPGYPIRVIVTRDLVLEPYRN
- the trbF gene encoding conjugal transfer protein TrbF translates to MNIFKRPSAHYGKSPEPETPYQKAAQAWDERIGSARVQAKNWRVMAFGSLILSAGFASALVWQSARGTVVPWVVQVDNLGQSQAVAPAVADYRPTDPQIAFHLGRFIEQTRSIPADAIIVRQNWLRAYEFTTDRGAAILNDYARANDPFAKVGRQQIAVEVSSVIRASNDSFRVAWTERHYENGQLSTTERWTAILTIVIQTPRDAERLRANPLGIYVNAISWSREMSQ